The nucleotide window GATATGATCAAAATCGATCGATTCTTGATTGGGAATATCGACCACTCCGAAACCAAGGCTGCCGTCGTCTCGACTCTTGTCGCTGCGGCACGATCCAGGGGCATCAAGGTTGTCGCTGAGGGGATCGAAACGCTGGCTGAGTTCGACGAAACCTCCCGACTGGGGATCGATCTTGGGCAGGGTTACTGGATTGCTCGACCTGGGCCAGGACTCCCAAGGGTGAACACAGCGAAGCTTTCGCACTCGAGCCGCAAGGAGCGTAACGTCACTCTTGGACGAGAGCTCGCTGAGGTCACAGAGTCAGTTGCGACAGCGCTCGGTAGCACGAGTTTTCCTGACCAGCCGTACGGTATCGGCGTCGATCACTATGGTCGACCGCTATTCCTCTGGTCGAGGGGAACAGATGGAGTCGAGCATGTTAGGAATGTCACAGAGGTTGCGTGTGGCTCATCCATCCGGGAGTGTCTGCGAAGGGGCTTGGCAAGGGGAGTAGAGACGCGCTTTGATCCCCTTGTGGTGACCGACCATACCAGGCGTGTCCTTGGTGTTGTGCGGCTTGAACGCCTGCTTAGTGGCGATCAAGAGCGACAGGGCGTGGAGGCGTCGTGATGGTCAAGCAGATAGATATTGCCCGCACTGGTGAGTGGGACTGGGAGGCCGAGGTTCGTCGAACGTTGGCAGCACCTGAGGAGCTGACGACAGTGCTCGAGCCAGTGAACTCCTGCCACTCGGCACAGCTGCTGGCCATTGAGGGGCTGACCCGTAGTCCGCGGGTCGGCTCGAAGGAGCTTTTCGCTCGTGCTGGTGCCCTTGGGCTGGATGTCACCTTGGAGCTCTGTACGCTCAGTCGGCTCCTTCAACGCTTTGGCGCCGAAGAGACAGAGGCGAGATTGAGTGTCAACATATCTCCGTCGATCGTTGGTACTGCGGCGGTGCAGGATCTCGTCGCACCTTGGAGTGACCGACTGATCATCGAGATTTCTGAGGAGAGTATCATCCGGGATCCAGAGGGACTGGCCGATTCTCTCCGGCCGCTTCGAGGGCTCGGTGTCGAAATTGCGCTCGACAATGCAGGCGTTGGTTACGGTGGACTCTCGCTCCTCGTAGCGCTCGAGCCCGAGTGGGTCAAGTTGGATCGACGCCTGGTCAGTGAGATGGTGACCTCGAGTGCAGTTCGCGCTATTGTGAGAAACTTGACGATGATGGCGCATCGAGTCGGTGCGCGAGTGATCGGTGTGGGTGTTGAGCAAGAGGTGCAGCTCGAGCTCTTGATGGAAGAGGATATTGATGGTTGGCAGGGGTACCTCGAGCAGCCCATGCTCGTGGAGCGCTCACGTTACTCGATCGGAGCAGTCTTGCGCGACCAGCCAATCCCGATCAGCGGGGCATTTGTCCTTCACGTGGGGGATTCAGCTTCGTATGCATTGAGTCAGTGGCTACGACATGGGGTGGCATCTCTTGATGCCGTCGCGAGGGTCACCGATGGCTGCTACGAGCTAGGCTGGGTGAAATTTGGTGACCTGGTCGGCATCGCTCGGAGTGGTTAGGCCGGGCATCGACGAGGTGTGCCACTAGGGGAGGTGGGATGGCTCAGCATGCGCGTGCCAAAAGACGAAAAGGGCGACAACAGAGACGAGTCAGACTCATCAAGGTTCTTGGTGTTCTTGCCATCGTTGTCATTGTGATTGGCGCTGTAACCCTCGATTCGTTGCGGACCAGCCCAAACGCAAGGGTTCCTGCAAAGGATAAGTCGGTCAGGACATCGAAGACGGTGCAATCAACACCGCCCGCGACGACGACCTCCACTAGCGCGCGATGTCCACTGACGGATCTGCCGGCACCCAATGGGCAAGTTCCGCAGCGCCCTGCTCTTGCTATCAAAGTGGGTAATGACCCTGGTGCTCGACCGCAGAGTGGGTTAAGTGGGGCCGATGTGGTCTATGAGGTCCAGGCGGAGGGAGGCATCACTCGTTTTATCGCTGTCTTCCAGTGTCAGTCCCCACCGATGGTGGGACCGATCCGTTCGCTTCGTTGGGTCGACTGGCATGTGGTGCATCAACTTGGCCATCCGATCTTGGTCTCGGCTGGTGGCATCATTCCCGACATCCAAGGGGTCAAGGCCCAAGGGTGGTTGCACTACATCGATGCGCTCTCCTTTGTGGGAGCGCCATTTGTGCGAATTACCTCGCGCGTTCCTCCGGAGAATCTTTATGGATCACCCGCCGGGATTTGGTCGCTGGTAGGATCGAAGACACCGCCTCCTCGCCTTTTTAACTTCTCGACCCAAGTCCCCGCAGGTGGCAGCGGCGTCGGTACGGTAGTTCTCCCATTTTCGGCGGCGGAGGACGTCAGTTGGGAATGGAGCGCAAGCGCTGATCGTTTCCTGCGTTTCTATTCAGGACAGCCTGCCTATGGCAACGGAGGCGAGCAGCTGAATGCGACCAATGTCGTGGTGCAGTTTGTCAATGCGCCTCCTGGTCAGTACAACGAGAGCGGCCCCAACAGCCTTGGCGTACACTCGCAGACGGTTGGCCAAGGCCCTGTTTGGATTTTGCGCAATGGTGAGATCTTCAAAGGGCATTGGGAACGACGCACCTTGGAACAACCGACCACCTATTATCTGGCTAACGGCGAGCAGATCACATTAGCGCCAGGGCAAACTTGGGTGGAGGTGGTTCCCAATTGGGTCCAGGCCTCAGAGACCCCGGCACCGTAGCTGTGATACCGTGATGATCGACCAAGTTCGGGCAGTTCGCCCATGGGGTTGCAGGTGAAGTTCTGGTGACGGTGCCGATCGTGCCAGGGTGCATGTGCTGGTATCGACCAGACCTCGGTTGGGTGGATCGCCAGGGTGTCATCAACCGATTGCATGGATGGTCATGAGCAACGACAGGAGCCTTGTTGAACGGGCCCATGGCATGTATTTCACACCGGTGGAGGTAGCGACCCAGCTGTTGAGGTCCTTCTTTGAAGAGTATGATCTCGAGGTGCGACGGGTACTTGACCTCTCCTCTGGTGCCGGGTCCTTTCTCGTTGCAGCCGATCGAACGTTGCCGAGTCCGATCCGTTTGATAGGCGTTGAGGTGGATGCCGAGGTAGCGCAACGTTCCGATCGCGAGCTATCCGCTGGCTTGGGGAAGGGAAATGCTCTCCGAATCATTCATGGGGACGGTCTCGACCCCGCACTGAACACTGAGCTCTCGCGTCAGTATGGTGACTTTGATCTGGTGATCGGAAATCCTCCATTTTTGAGCCCTCGGCTGCGCTCGCGTAGGTTCGAGGGCTTCAATAGCGTCGATTGGGCGACGCTGCGGCAAACCTATCGCGAGATTTCGAGGGCGACCACTGATCTTTCGACCTACTTTCTGGCTCGTGCCTTTGACCATCTACGGGTGGGCGGAGTCTGTGGCATGATTGTACCGCTCTCTTGTCTATCCGCTGAAGGGTCGTCCGAGGTCCGTCGATGGATCGATTCGCAAGGAGAACTGCTACGGGTCGATCGGTTGCCTGAGGAAACCTTCGATGCATCGGTGATCACGGTGTGCCTTTGGGTACGAAGGCTGGTCCGAGAATCAGCGTGGTCCGGTACGGGTGGAATCCGAGAGGGTAGCGCCAGTTGGGGTTCGTGGGTAGCTGAGTCTCCCGCACTCGGGCTCTCGGTGCGAGGGCGTGTGAAGGATGTGGCGAGAGTAACCGCTGGCTTTCGTGATGAGTTTTATCAGGTGGCTGCCAAGGTAGGCGAAGCCACCCCAGACATCGATGAGCGCAATGCAAGTGCACGACGACCAGCTGACGAGCAGCGACTCCATCGTGTGCTCACCGTAGGACATCTCGGTTGGAATGAGCCGCAATGGGGTCACCGCAGTGTCCGCATCGGGGGACGCCATTTTCTCTACCCGGCTCTAAGTGAGCAAGCGATGAGCACGATGAAGAAATCGCTTCGTGGGCTGTTAACGCCAAAGCTGGTGATAGCACCGCAGAAACGAGTGGTAGCACCCTGGGTCGACAGGGATGGTACCACCGTGCCGCTCACGCCGGTTATCTCCCTTTTTGCCAAGGATCAACGAGCGGTTGGATTGTCGCTACTCGCAGCTGCGCTCGGTTCGCCAGTGGCAGCTGGTTTCCTGGAGCATCGTTGTGCAGGAACGGCCTTAAGCCCGAAGGCATTGAAGTTTTCGGCGCGGGATCTCGGAGAGGTGCCGTTACCGATAACGCGGGTTGCCTGGGATCGAGCAGCGCGTTTTTGGCCACCGTGGATGCCTGGTAACCTCGATCCTTACCTTCGGGCGATTCGCGATGCGTACCAGATTGACGATGCGCTCTGGTCTGAGCTGCTCGCCTGGTGGCTTCCCAGGCTTGGACAATCTTCCCATCAGCGCTTGCTTGGCCCAAA belongs to Ferrimicrobium sp. and includes:
- a CDS encoding EAL domain-containing protein codes for the protein MEKELEGRGNDVSDLAEIPFAQVITSTLADPTTLAIVTQPIVSLDDGGVVGYEALARFAGAISTEQLFVEASELGLGAELEAIALERGLAVLRFLPRGFVLHVNVSPIYLGMAEIHRTLISAPLHRVVIELTEHIPVSETKQLRRQLAIYRSLGARIALDDAGAGYGGLELMYELEPDMIKIDRFLIGNIDHSETKAAVVSTLVAAARSRGIKVVAEGIETLAEFDETSRLGIDLGQGYWIARPGPGLPRVNTAKLSHSSRKERNVTLGRELAEVTESVATALGSTSFPDQPYGIGVDHYGRPLFLWSRGTDGVEHVRNVTEVACGSSIRECLRRGLARGVETRFDPLVVTDHTRRVLGVVRLERLLSGDQERQGVEAS
- a CDS encoding EAL domain-containing protein: MVKQIDIARTGEWDWEAEVRRTLAAPEELTTVLEPVNSCHSAQLLAIEGLTRSPRVGSKELFARAGALGLDVTLELCTLSRLLQRFGAEETEARLSVNISPSIVGTAAVQDLVAPWSDRLIIEISEESIIRDPEGLADSLRPLRGLGVEIALDNAGVGYGGLSLLVALEPEWVKLDRRLVSEMVTSSAVRAIVRNLTMMAHRVGARVIGVGVEQEVQLELLMEEDIDGWQGYLEQPMLVERSRYSIGAVLRDQPIPISGAFVLHVGDSASYALSQWLRHGVASLDAVARVTDGCYELGWVKFGDLVGIARSG
- a CDS encoding DUF3048 domain-containing protein; this translates as MAQHARAKRRKGRQQRRVRLIKVLGVLAIVVIVIGAVTLDSLRTSPNARVPAKDKSVRTSKTVQSTPPATTTSTSARCPLTDLPAPNGQVPQRPALAIKVGNDPGARPQSGLSGADVVYEVQAEGGITRFIAVFQCQSPPMVGPIRSLRWVDWHVVHQLGHPILVSAGGIIPDIQGVKAQGWLHYIDALSFVGAPFVRITSRVPPENLYGSPAGIWSLVGSKTPPPRLFNFSTQVPAGGSGVGTVVLPFSAAEDVSWEWSASADRFLRFYSGQPAYGNGGEQLNATNVVVQFVNAPPGQYNESGPNSLGVHSQTVGQGPVWILRNGEIFKGHWERRTLEQPTTYYLANGEQITLAPGQTWVEVVPNWVQASETPAP
- a CDS encoding N-6 DNA methylase, which gives rise to MSNDRSLVERAHGMYFTPVEVATQLLRSFFEEYDLEVRRVLDLSSGAGSFLVAADRTLPSPIRLIGVEVDAEVAQRSDRELSAGLGKGNALRIIHGDGLDPALNTELSRQYGDFDLVIGNPPFLSPRLRSRRFEGFNSVDWATLRQTYREISRATTDLSTYFLARAFDHLRVGGVCGMIVPLSCLSAEGSSEVRRWIDSQGELLRVDRLPEETFDASVITVCLWVRRLVRESAWSGTGGIREGSASWGSWVAESPALGLSVRGRVKDVARVTAGFRDEFYQVAAKVGEATPDIDERNASARRPADEQRLHRVLTVGHLGWNEPQWGHRSVRIGGRHFLYPALSEQAMSTMKKSLRGLLTPKLVIAPQKRVVAPWVDRDGTTVPLTPVISLFAKDQRAVGLSLLAAALGSPVAAGFLEHRCAGTALSPKALKFSARDLGEVPLPITRVAWDRAARFWPPWMPGNLDPYLRAIRDAYQIDDALWSELLAWWLPRLGQSSHQRLLGPKHQ